One region of Camelina sativa cultivar DH55 chromosome 6, Cs, whole genome shotgun sequence genomic DNA includes:
- the LOC104790986 gene encoding ABC transporter A family member 8-like isoform X2, which translates to MADSIPACFLTQADALLRKNLVFQRRNIWSNIRLITIPFFLCLLLLVVQMLFDTQFNDVHGQCGCKEKACDLRYSTSEQAAFCAIPNPPQWTPLLQIPAPQYRARTPQPSHSFPATFLFTGKNQSLGKVLMGNMQSKSSEFDGNLANYVLGSSSFPAYTNHMDSAFISDLPIYNIQHECSPNSSFSTLTHQSPLAFPKEVKCVQGLNMWVDSSSDVNSELFKGYRKGNPNKKINEFPGAFDFQNTNGNNLNVSVWYNSTYKNDTVVRPMALIRVPRLVNLASNAYLEFLKGSETKILFDYVKEMPKPETKLSLDIASLIGPLFFTWVILLLFPVILTTLVYEKQQRLRIMMKMHGLGDVPYWIVSYTYFLLVSILYMLCFAIFGSAIGLNFFRLNDFSIQLVFFLIYINLQISLAFLASAMFSDVKTATVIAYIYVFGTGLLGIFLFQFFLEDPLFPRGWIIAMELYPGFTLYRGLYELSQSAFEGDYRGIDGMRWRDFENNGMKQVICIMLIEWLLLLVSAYYIDQSTYSRKHPFFFFLRQNSSKKKQHHYFSNNQTSKVVVEMEKPDVCQEREKVEQHLLESSANCAVLCNNLKKVYSGKDGNPQKVAVRGLSLALHQGECFGMLGPNGAGKTSFINMMTGIIKPSSGTAFVQGLDILTDMDRIYTTIGVCPQHDLLWEKLSGREHLLFYGRLKNLKGVVLTQAVEESLRSVNLFHGGIGEKQVGKYSGGMKRRLSVAISLIGNPKVVYMDEPSTGLDPASRKSLWDVVKLAKQKGAIILTTHSMEEAEVLCDRLGIFVNGSLQCIGNPKELKGRYGGSYILTVTTSEEHEQEVEQLVDTISKNAKKIYRTAGTQKFELQKQEVKIAEVFQALEKAKMMFPVVAWGLADTTLEDVFVKVAQTS; encoded by the exons ATGGCGGATTCGATTCCTGCATGTTTCTTGACTCAAGCCGACGCTTTACTTAGGAAGAATTTAGTTTTCCAG AGACGGAACATATGGAGCAATATACGTCTCATCACGATCCCTTTCTTCCTCTGTCTACTTCTCCTTGTTGTCCAAATGCTCTTCGACACACAATTCAACGACGTTCATGGTCAATGTGGCTGCAAAGAGAAAGCTTGTGACTTAAGGTATTCCACTTCAGAGCAAGCAGCGTTTTGCGCCATTCCTAATCCACCACAATGGACTCCGTTACTTCAAATCCCAGCTCCTCAATACCGAGCCAGGACCCCACAACCGAGTCATTCTTTTCCTGCAACTTTTCTCTTCACCGGAAAGAATCAGTCCCTCGGAAAAG TTCTAATGGGAAATATGCAAAGCAAATCATCTGAATTTGATGGAAATTTAGCCAATTATGTCTTG GGCTCATCATCTTTCCCTGCATACACCAATCATATGGACTCTGCTTTCATCTCAGATCTTCCCATTTATAACATCCAACATGAATGCTCACCAAACTCTTCTTTCTCAACCTTAACTCACCAATCACCTCTTGCTTTCCCTAAAG AGGTAAAATGTGTCCAAGGCTTAAATATGTGGGTGGATAGTTCTTCCGATGTGAACAGCGAGCTTTTTAAGGGCTACCGAAAAGGAAATCCAAACAAGAAGATCAATGAGTTTCCTGGAG CTTTTGATTTTCAGAACACAAATGGCAACAATCTCAATGTTTCTGTTTGGTACAACTCCACATACAAGAACGATACAGTGGTTCGACCTATGGCTCTGATTCGAGTCCCTCGCTTAGTTAATCTG GCATCTAATGCATATCTTGAGTTCCTAAAAGGTTCTGAGACAAAGATACTATTTGATTATGTCAAGGAAATGCCTAAACCAGAGACTAAACTGAGCCTAGATATCGCCTCTCTAATCGGCCCACTCTTCTTCACATGGGTCATTCTGTTATTATTCCCT GTGATCTTAACAACACTGGTCTATGAGAAACAACAGAGGTTAAGAATCATGATGAAAATGCATGGACTTGGTGATGTTCCTTACTGGATAGTTTCATACACTTATTTTCTTCTGGTATCAATTCTCTACATGTTGTGCTTCGCTATATTCGGTTCAGCCATTG GGTTAAACTTCTTTAGGCTTAACGACTTTAGTATCCAACTTGTGTTCTTCCTGATATACATAAATCTTCAAATATCACTCGCCTTTTTAGCCTCTGCAATGTTTTCAGATGTTAAAACGGCTACAG TTATCGCATACATATATGTCTTTGGAACCGGTCTCCTAGGAATCTTTCTTTTCCAATTCTTCTTGGAAGATCCTCTCTTTCCAA GAGGATGGATAATTGCAATGGAGTTATACCCTGGATTTACTTTATACCGCGGGCTATATGAGTTATCACAGTCTGCATTTGAGGGAGATTACCGCGGAATTGATGGAATGCGATGGAGAGATTTTGAGAATAATGGAATGAAACAAGTTATTTGTATCATGCTCATTGAGTGGTTGTTACTTCTTGTTTCAGCATATTACATTGATCAAAGCACTTACTCTAGGAAAcatccattcttcttcttcctacgaCAAAACtcttcaaagaagaaacaacatcACTACTTCTCTAACAACCAAACTTCAAAAGTTGTCGTTGAAATGGAAAAACCAGATGTGTGTCAAGAG AGGGAGAAAGTAGAGCAGCATCTACTTGAATCATCGGCAAACTGCGCGGTTTTATGCAATAATCTCAAGAAGGTGTACTCAGGTAAGGATGGCAATCCTCAGAAAGTTGCGGTAAGAGGATTATCTCTGGCTTTACATCAAGGAGAATGCTTTGGCATGCTTGGTCCTAATGGAGCAGGCAAAACTTCTTTCATCAACATG ATGACAGGAATCATCAAACCATCGTCTGGCACAGCATTTGTCCAAGGTCTTGACATACTAACCGATATGGACCGGATATATACAACAATTGGAGTCTGTCCACAACATGA TCTCTTGTGGGAGAAACTGAGTGGAAGGGAACATCTACTGTTTTATGGAAGGCTCAAGAATCTCAAAGGGGTTGTCTTGACACAA GCTGTCGAAGAGTCGCTTCGCAGTGTCAACCTTTTCCATGGAGGGATTGGTGAGAAACAAGTTGGGAAATACAGTGGAGGGATGAAGAGACGGCTCAGCGTTGCCATTTCTCTCATAGGAAACCCCAAA GTTGTTTACATGGATGAGCCAAGCACCGGGCTTGATCCAGCCTCGAGGAAGAGTTTATGGGATGTAGTAAAACTGGCTAAACAAAAAGGGGCGATAATACTCACGA CACATTCAATGGAAGAAGCTGAAGTTTTATGTGATCGTCTTGGAATTTTCGTTAATGGTAGTTTGCAATGCATAGGCAATCCAAAGGAG TTGAAGGGTCGATATGGAGGATCCTATATACTGACTGTGACAACTTCAGAGGAACACGAGCAAGAAGTGGAGCAATTAGTGGATACTATTTCTAAGAATGCAAAGAAGATATATCGAACGGCGGGGACTCAGAAGTTTGAGCTTCAAAAGCAAGAGGTGAAGATCGCAGAGGTCTTTCAAGCATTGGAGAAGGCAAAGATGATGTTTCCGGTGGTGGCTTGGGGACTCGCAGACACAACTCTTGAAGATGTCTTTGTGAAGGTTGCTCAAACTTCTTAG
- the LOC104790986 gene encoding ABC transporter A family member 8-like isoform X3 — protein MQGSSSFPAYTNHMDSAFISDLPIYNIQHECSPNSSFSTLTHQSPLAFPKEVKCVQGLNMWVDSSSDVNSELFKGYRKGNPNKKINEFPGAFDFQNTNGNNLNVSVWYNSTYKNDTVVRPMALIRVPRLVNLASNAYLEFLKGSETKILFDYVKEMPKPETKLSLDIASLIGPLFFTWVILLLFPVILTTLVYEKQQRLRIMMKMHGLGDVPYWIVSYTYFLLVSILYMLCFAIFGSAIGLNFFRLNDFSIQLVFFLIYINLQISLAFLASAMFSDVKTATVIAYIYVFGTGLLGIFLFQFFLEDPLFPRGWIIAMELYPGFTLYRGLYELSQSAFEGDYRGIDGMRWRDFENNGMKQVICIMLIEWLLLLVSAYYIDQSTYSRKHPFFFFLRQNSSKKKQHHYFSNNQTSKVVVEMEKPDVCQEREKVEQHLLESSANCAVLCNNLKKVYSGKDGNPQKVAVRGLSLALHQGECFGMLGPNGAGKTSFINMMTGIIKPSSGTAFVQGLDILTDMDRIYTTIGVCPQHDLLWEKLSGREHLLFYGRLKNLKGVVLTQAVEESLRSVNLFHGGIGEKQVGKYSGGMKRRLSVAISLIGNPKVVYMDEPSTGLDPASRKSLWDVVKLAKQKGAIILTTHSMEEAEVLCDRLGIFVNGSLQCIGNPKELKGRYGGSYILTVTTSEEHEQEVEQLVDTISKNAKKIYRTAGTQKFELQKQEVKIAEVFQALEKAKMMFPVVAWGLADTTLEDVFVKVAQTS, from the exons ATGCAGGGCTCATCATCTTTCCCTGCATACACCAATCATATGGACTCTGCTTTCATCTCAGATCTTCCCATTTATAACATCCAACATGAATGCTCACCAAACTCTTCTTTCTCAACCTTAACTCACCAATCACCTCTTGCTTTCCCTAAAG AGGTAAAATGTGTCCAAGGCTTAAATATGTGGGTGGATAGTTCTTCCGATGTGAACAGCGAGCTTTTTAAGGGCTACCGAAAAGGAAATCCAAACAAGAAGATCAATGAGTTTCCTGGAG CTTTTGATTTTCAGAACACAAATGGCAACAATCTCAATGTTTCTGTTTGGTACAACTCCACATACAAGAACGATACAGTGGTTCGACCTATGGCTCTGATTCGAGTCCCTCGCTTAGTTAATCTG GCATCTAATGCATATCTTGAGTTCCTAAAAGGTTCTGAGACAAAGATACTATTTGATTATGTCAAGGAAATGCCTAAACCAGAGACTAAACTGAGCCTAGATATCGCCTCTCTAATCGGCCCACTCTTCTTCACATGGGTCATTCTGTTATTATTCCCT GTGATCTTAACAACACTGGTCTATGAGAAACAACAGAGGTTAAGAATCATGATGAAAATGCATGGACTTGGTGATGTTCCTTACTGGATAGTTTCATACACTTATTTTCTTCTGGTATCAATTCTCTACATGTTGTGCTTCGCTATATTCGGTTCAGCCATTG GGTTAAACTTCTTTAGGCTTAACGACTTTAGTATCCAACTTGTGTTCTTCCTGATATACATAAATCTTCAAATATCACTCGCCTTTTTAGCCTCTGCAATGTTTTCAGATGTTAAAACGGCTACAG TTATCGCATACATATATGTCTTTGGAACCGGTCTCCTAGGAATCTTTCTTTTCCAATTCTTCTTGGAAGATCCTCTCTTTCCAA GAGGATGGATAATTGCAATGGAGTTATACCCTGGATTTACTTTATACCGCGGGCTATATGAGTTATCACAGTCTGCATTTGAGGGAGATTACCGCGGAATTGATGGAATGCGATGGAGAGATTTTGAGAATAATGGAATGAAACAAGTTATTTGTATCATGCTCATTGAGTGGTTGTTACTTCTTGTTTCAGCATATTACATTGATCAAAGCACTTACTCTAGGAAAcatccattcttcttcttcctacgaCAAAACtcttcaaagaagaaacaacatcACTACTTCTCTAACAACCAAACTTCAAAAGTTGTCGTTGAAATGGAAAAACCAGATGTGTGTCAAGAG AGGGAGAAAGTAGAGCAGCATCTACTTGAATCATCGGCAAACTGCGCGGTTTTATGCAATAATCTCAAGAAGGTGTACTCAGGTAAGGATGGCAATCCTCAGAAAGTTGCGGTAAGAGGATTATCTCTGGCTTTACATCAAGGAGAATGCTTTGGCATGCTTGGTCCTAATGGAGCAGGCAAAACTTCTTTCATCAACATG ATGACAGGAATCATCAAACCATCGTCTGGCACAGCATTTGTCCAAGGTCTTGACATACTAACCGATATGGACCGGATATATACAACAATTGGAGTCTGTCCACAACATGA TCTCTTGTGGGAGAAACTGAGTGGAAGGGAACATCTACTGTTTTATGGAAGGCTCAAGAATCTCAAAGGGGTTGTCTTGACACAA GCTGTCGAAGAGTCGCTTCGCAGTGTCAACCTTTTCCATGGAGGGATTGGTGAGAAACAAGTTGGGAAATACAGTGGAGGGATGAAGAGACGGCTCAGCGTTGCCATTTCTCTCATAGGAAACCCCAAA GTTGTTTACATGGATGAGCCAAGCACCGGGCTTGATCCAGCCTCGAGGAAGAGTTTATGGGATGTAGTAAAACTGGCTAAACAAAAAGGGGCGATAATACTCACGA CACATTCAATGGAAGAAGCTGAAGTTTTATGTGATCGTCTTGGAATTTTCGTTAATGGTAGTTTGCAATGCATAGGCAATCCAAAGGAG TTGAAGGGTCGATATGGAGGATCCTATATACTGACTGTGACAACTTCAGAGGAACACGAGCAAGAAGTGGAGCAATTAGTGGATACTATTTCTAAGAATGCAAAGAAGATATATCGAACGGCGGGGACTCAGAAGTTTGAGCTTCAAAAGCAAGAGGTGAAGATCGCAGAGGTCTTTCAAGCATTGGAGAAGGCAAAGATGATGTTTCCGGTGGTGGCTTGGGGACTCGCAGACACAACTCTTGAAGATGTCTTTGTGAAGGTTGCTCAAACTTCTTAG
- the LOC104790986 gene encoding ABC transporter A family member 8-like isoform X1 encodes MADSIPACFLTQADALLRKNLVFQRRNIWSNIRLITIPFFLCLLLLVVQMLFDTQFNDVHGQCGCKEKACDLRYSTSEQAAFCAIPNPPQWTPLLQIPAPQYRARTPQPSHSFPATFLFTGKNQSLGKGINPNGILILFSYVTMKLFVLTVLMGNMQSKSSEFDGNLANYVLGSSSFPAYTNHMDSAFISDLPIYNIQHECSPNSSFSTLTHQSPLAFPKEVKCVQGLNMWVDSSSDVNSELFKGYRKGNPNKKINEFPGAFDFQNTNGNNLNVSVWYNSTYKNDTVVRPMALIRVPRLVNLASNAYLEFLKGSETKILFDYVKEMPKPETKLSLDIASLIGPLFFTWVILLLFPVILTTLVYEKQQRLRIMMKMHGLGDVPYWIVSYTYFLLVSILYMLCFAIFGSAIGLNFFRLNDFSIQLVFFLIYINLQISLAFLASAMFSDVKTATVIAYIYVFGTGLLGIFLFQFFLEDPLFPRGWIIAMELYPGFTLYRGLYELSQSAFEGDYRGIDGMRWRDFENNGMKQVICIMLIEWLLLLVSAYYIDQSTYSRKHPFFFFLRQNSSKKKQHHYFSNNQTSKVVVEMEKPDVCQEREKVEQHLLESSANCAVLCNNLKKVYSGKDGNPQKVAVRGLSLALHQGECFGMLGPNGAGKTSFINMMTGIIKPSSGTAFVQGLDILTDMDRIYTTIGVCPQHDLLWEKLSGREHLLFYGRLKNLKGVVLTQAVEESLRSVNLFHGGIGEKQVGKYSGGMKRRLSVAISLIGNPKVVYMDEPSTGLDPASRKSLWDVVKLAKQKGAIILTTHSMEEAEVLCDRLGIFVNGSLQCIGNPKELKGRYGGSYILTVTTSEEHEQEVEQLVDTISKNAKKIYRTAGTQKFELQKQEVKIAEVFQALEKAKMMFPVVAWGLADTTLEDVFVKVAQTS; translated from the exons ATGGCGGATTCGATTCCTGCATGTTTCTTGACTCAAGCCGACGCTTTACTTAGGAAGAATTTAGTTTTCCAG AGACGGAACATATGGAGCAATATACGTCTCATCACGATCCCTTTCTTCCTCTGTCTACTTCTCCTTGTTGTCCAAATGCTCTTCGACACACAATTCAACGACGTTCATGGTCAATGTGGCTGCAAAGAGAAAGCTTGTGACTTAAGGTATTCCACTTCAGAGCAAGCAGCGTTTTGCGCCATTCCTAATCCACCACAATGGACTCCGTTACTTCAAATCCCAGCTCCTCAATACCGAGCCAGGACCCCACAACCGAGTCATTCTTTTCCTGCAACTTTTCTCTTCACCGGAAAGAATCAGTCCCTCGGAAAAGGTATAAACCCTAATGggatattaattttattttcttatgtgacaatgaaattgtttgttttgacaGTTCTAATGGGAAATATGCAAAGCAAATCATCTGAATTTGATGGAAATTTAGCCAATTATGTCTTG GGCTCATCATCTTTCCCTGCATACACCAATCATATGGACTCTGCTTTCATCTCAGATCTTCCCATTTATAACATCCAACATGAATGCTCACCAAACTCTTCTTTCTCAACCTTAACTCACCAATCACCTCTTGCTTTCCCTAAAG AGGTAAAATGTGTCCAAGGCTTAAATATGTGGGTGGATAGTTCTTCCGATGTGAACAGCGAGCTTTTTAAGGGCTACCGAAAAGGAAATCCAAACAAGAAGATCAATGAGTTTCCTGGAG CTTTTGATTTTCAGAACACAAATGGCAACAATCTCAATGTTTCTGTTTGGTACAACTCCACATACAAGAACGATACAGTGGTTCGACCTATGGCTCTGATTCGAGTCCCTCGCTTAGTTAATCTG GCATCTAATGCATATCTTGAGTTCCTAAAAGGTTCTGAGACAAAGATACTATTTGATTATGTCAAGGAAATGCCTAAACCAGAGACTAAACTGAGCCTAGATATCGCCTCTCTAATCGGCCCACTCTTCTTCACATGGGTCATTCTGTTATTATTCCCT GTGATCTTAACAACACTGGTCTATGAGAAACAACAGAGGTTAAGAATCATGATGAAAATGCATGGACTTGGTGATGTTCCTTACTGGATAGTTTCATACACTTATTTTCTTCTGGTATCAATTCTCTACATGTTGTGCTTCGCTATATTCGGTTCAGCCATTG GGTTAAACTTCTTTAGGCTTAACGACTTTAGTATCCAACTTGTGTTCTTCCTGATATACATAAATCTTCAAATATCACTCGCCTTTTTAGCCTCTGCAATGTTTTCAGATGTTAAAACGGCTACAG TTATCGCATACATATATGTCTTTGGAACCGGTCTCCTAGGAATCTTTCTTTTCCAATTCTTCTTGGAAGATCCTCTCTTTCCAA GAGGATGGATAATTGCAATGGAGTTATACCCTGGATTTACTTTATACCGCGGGCTATATGAGTTATCACAGTCTGCATTTGAGGGAGATTACCGCGGAATTGATGGAATGCGATGGAGAGATTTTGAGAATAATGGAATGAAACAAGTTATTTGTATCATGCTCATTGAGTGGTTGTTACTTCTTGTTTCAGCATATTACATTGATCAAAGCACTTACTCTAGGAAAcatccattcttcttcttcctacgaCAAAACtcttcaaagaagaaacaacatcACTACTTCTCTAACAACCAAACTTCAAAAGTTGTCGTTGAAATGGAAAAACCAGATGTGTGTCAAGAG AGGGAGAAAGTAGAGCAGCATCTACTTGAATCATCGGCAAACTGCGCGGTTTTATGCAATAATCTCAAGAAGGTGTACTCAGGTAAGGATGGCAATCCTCAGAAAGTTGCGGTAAGAGGATTATCTCTGGCTTTACATCAAGGAGAATGCTTTGGCATGCTTGGTCCTAATGGAGCAGGCAAAACTTCTTTCATCAACATG ATGACAGGAATCATCAAACCATCGTCTGGCACAGCATTTGTCCAAGGTCTTGACATACTAACCGATATGGACCGGATATATACAACAATTGGAGTCTGTCCACAACATGA TCTCTTGTGGGAGAAACTGAGTGGAAGGGAACATCTACTGTTTTATGGAAGGCTCAAGAATCTCAAAGGGGTTGTCTTGACACAA GCTGTCGAAGAGTCGCTTCGCAGTGTCAACCTTTTCCATGGAGGGATTGGTGAGAAACAAGTTGGGAAATACAGTGGAGGGATGAAGAGACGGCTCAGCGTTGCCATTTCTCTCATAGGAAACCCCAAA GTTGTTTACATGGATGAGCCAAGCACCGGGCTTGATCCAGCCTCGAGGAAGAGTTTATGGGATGTAGTAAAACTGGCTAAACAAAAAGGGGCGATAATACTCACGA CACATTCAATGGAAGAAGCTGAAGTTTTATGTGATCGTCTTGGAATTTTCGTTAATGGTAGTTTGCAATGCATAGGCAATCCAAAGGAG TTGAAGGGTCGATATGGAGGATCCTATATACTGACTGTGACAACTTCAGAGGAACACGAGCAAGAAGTGGAGCAATTAGTGGATACTATTTCTAAGAATGCAAAGAAGATATATCGAACGGCGGGGACTCAGAAGTTTGAGCTTCAAAAGCAAGAGGTGAAGATCGCAGAGGTCTTTCAAGCATTGGAGAAGGCAAAGATGATGTTTCCGGTGGTGGCTTGGGGACTCGCAGACACAACTCTTGAAGATGTCTTTGTGAAGGTTGCTCAAACTTCTTAG